One Fusarium musae strain F31 chromosome 6, whole genome shotgun sequence DNA segment encodes these proteins:
- a CDS encoding hypothetical protein (BUSCO:EOG0926137U): MGILRLTLSSMNLEGDEPPFKHSTLLERPDLRHVGSNLGTYSDLYVTVQIWAGSKPLTVPVQTAYKPFRSERKWNEWLQLPITYDSLPANSCLAITVWDLSPTGGKGAIGHAIPFGGTTLPMFDEDNQVQKGRQKCLVHRYKNADGTDNSTTPALVSTKKKTTRKGEVPPLDKDAEELERMETLFKKHEMGEIPRVDWLDQMVFRSFEKRGLQAAKSSMKMLQRQRAINGENDPDNRDGENKDGRPGQSTFLLNVELPRFDFPVVFADHEYDPPPISAFQNLSVSQASLANRQPEVHYGPGINAVGESSSAPGRRLIKVYDPEVGHRDNPAEAKHRRLFRSSYRHGIIDKNLKPNAKVRDELNLIMSYSPTHVLTPEEADLVWKFRYHLTRDKRALTKFVKSVNWRDQGEARQAIQVLGRWTAIDVDDALELLGPSFDNSAVRSYAVDRLRKADDKELLLYLLQLVQALKYEHISADSEEESSQDSSLARFLIQRAAANFLLGNYFHWYLMVECDDASPEQGIDNRNIYRKVAYDFMAELVKQPDGQETRKTLLRQAELVAILSRIAQEVKTSNESIPKKVDRVKHFLADPKNELLSFDPPLPMPLDPSVLITSIIPDQTVVFKSSLNPFKCTFKTATGSSYAIIFKLGDDLRQDQLVIQIITLMDQLLQKENLDLKLSPYKILATSTSAGASQFVQSQSLSSIANKFKNNPALAYLKINNPDDGQPLGVRQETLDTYVRSCAGYCVITYILGVGDRHLENLLLAPDGHFFHADFGYILGRDPKPFAPLMKLSKEMVDCMGGVNSEHYKQFKQYCFLAFTALRKNSNLILNLFSLMVDANIPDIRLEPDKAVLKVRDRFHLELSEEEALSHFDRIIEEAQTSYAPVVIDKLHEWAQAFRA, from the exons ATGGGTATACTGAGGCTGACCTTGAGCAGTATGAACCTAGAGGGTGACGAACCTCCCTTCAAGCACTCCACTCTTCTCGAGCGCCCTGACTTGCGCCACGTTGGGTCCAACCTTGG CACGTACTCTGACCTTTATGTCACAGTGCAGATCTGGGCTGGATCAAAACCCTTGACCGTCCCTGTTCAGACCGCTTATAAACCTTTTCGATCCGAGCGAAA ATGGAATGAGTGGCTACAGTTGCCTATCACATACGACTCCTTACCAGCCAACTCATGCTTGGCTATAACAGTATGGGACCTATCACCGACTGGCGGCAAAGGGGCCATTGGCCATGCCATTCCGTTTGGCGGCACGACACTGCCCATGTTCGATGAGGATAATCAAGTACAGAAGGGGAGACAAAAGTGTCTTGTTCACCGATACAAAAATGCAGACGGCACCGACAACTCAACAACGCCCGCGTTGGTTTCgacaaagaagaaaacaaCGCGAAAAGGGGAAGTCCCCCCACTAGATAAGGATGCAGAAGAGTTAGAACGGATGGAGACCTTATTTAAGAAACACGAGATGGGCGAGATTCCCCGAGTTGACTGGCTAGATCAGATGGTCTTTCGGAGCTTTGAGAAACGAGGCCTGCAAGCTGCCAAATCGTCAATGAAAATGCTCCAGAGGCAACGGGCTATCAACGGTGAGAATGATCCGGACAATCGAGATGGCGAAAACAAGGACGGGCGCCCTGGACAGTCGACGTTCTTACTGAACGTGGAGTTGCCACGTTTCGATTTCCCTGTTGTCTTCGCTGACCACGAATACGATCCGCCCCCGATTTCAGCTTTCCAGAATCTCTCCGTTTCGCAAGCAAGCCTCGCAAATCGCCAGCCAGAGGTTCATTACGGTCCAGGTATCAATGCCGTAGGCGAGAGCTCTTCGGCACCTGGGAGACGGCTCATCAAAGTCTACGACCCTGAAGTTGGGCACAGAGACAACCCTGCAGAGGCCAAGCATCGAAGACTATTCAGAAGCTCGTATAGGCACGGCATCATTGATAAGAACTTGAAGCCGAATGCCAAAGTTCGAGATGAGCTCAATCTCATAATGTCGTATTCTCCAACTCATGTTCTCACCCCAGAGGAGGCAGATCTGGTATGGAAATTCCGTTACCACTTGACTCGAGACAAGAGAGCGTTGACAAAGTTTGTCAAATCTGTCAACTGGAGAGATCAGGGTGAGGCCAGACAAGCTATCCAGGTTCTTGGGCGCTGGACTGCAatcgatgttgacgatgcgCTGGAGCTCCTCGGGCCATCCTTCGACAACTCTGCTGTGCGTTCGTATGCTGTAGACAGACTACGAAAAGCCGACGACAAGGAACTTCTGctttatcttcttcaacttgttCAAGCGCTCAAGTATGAGCACATATCAGCAGATTCAGAAGAGGAAAGCAGTCAAGATTCATCCCTGGCCCGTTTCCTGATCCAGCGTGCAGCTGCCAACTTTTTGCTCGGCAATTATTTCCACTGGTATCTCATGGTCGAGTGTGACGATGCTAGCCCTGAGCAAGGTATTGATAACCGCAACATCTACCGCAAGGTCGCATACGACTTCATGGCCGAGCTTGTTAAACAGCCGGATGGCCAGGAAACGCGCAAGACTTTGTTGCGCCAAGCAGAGTTAGTTGCTATTCTCTCGAGAATTGCTCAAGAGGTCAAAACCTCGAATGAATCAATTCCGAAGAAGGTGGACCGAGTTAAGCACTTTCTGGCTGATCCCAAGAACGAGTTATTATCATTCGATCCGCCCTTACCGATGCCGCTTGACCCTTCAGTGCTGATTACGAGCATCATACCAGACCAGACAGTTGTGTTCAAGTCTTCACTAAACCCGTTCAAGTGCACCTTCAAGACAGCAACTGGGAGCTCCTATGCCATTATCTTCAAGCTGGGCGATGATCTTAGACAAGATCAGCTTGTTATTCAGATTATCACCCTTATGGATCAACTGCTGCAGAAAGAGAACCTTGACCTCAAGCTGTCGCCCTACAAGATCCTGGCGACAAGTACTTCTGCTGGCGCTTCGCAATTTGTACAATCCCAAAGCTTGTCAAGCATTGCTAACAAGTTCAAAAACAACCCAGCTTTGGCCTACCTCAAGATTAATAACCCGGATGACGGCCAACCTCTCGGCGTCCGACAAGAAACACTGGACACGTACGTAAGATCTTGCGCAGGATACTGTGTCATCACTTATATCCTCGGCGTTGGTGATCGTCACCTGGAGAACCTGCTTCTTGCACCTGACGGTCACTTCTTCCATGCCGACTTCGGCTACATTCTTGGCAGAGATCCCAAGCCTTTTGCACCTCTGATGAAGCTGTCCAAGGAGATGGTGGATTGCATGGGTGGCGTGAACTCAGAGCATTACAAGCAGTTCAAGCAGTACTGCTTCCTTGCATTTACGGCACTGCGCAAAAACTCAAATCTCATTCTCAATCTCTTTAGTCTCATGGTTGATGCCAACATCCCTGATATCCGACTTGAGCCTGATAAGGCAGTGCTCAAGGTCCGAGACCGTTTTCACTTGGAGTtgagtgaagaagaggcacTAAGTCACTTTGACCGGATCatcgaagaagctcaaacaTCTTACGCTCCTGTCGTCATTGACAAGCTGCATGAGTGGGCCCAGGCTTTCAGGGCATAG